In Daphnia pulex isolate KAP4 chromosome 7, ASM2113471v1, one genomic interval encodes:
- the LOC124198800 gene encoding proteoglycan 4-like isoform X1 yields MASSTGDVHHHQQFSQTSTTVTRSSSSSKQQSSSGQQHQSLTSNNQIAVEENVSSLEPHQPLYPVSEWDTKLDRMLDELQRSISPQRKTVPPKVEAAAAKDSPVYATSVHHQSSSKSVRTSGTANQHLAEQAVAQTSVARRLFDTSAVSEQASSSARVTRSKSPEPLHPIEPYNEGPFGKALSGSGSRSSSQQREYREYHSSNKTHGESSLLVGMPATAASEDDAEAFQATPPSVSDRAKAWSTRGVTYSFKEETTSSSSKKGGASHVTNGGGGGEVETVVKKSQVVKTSTTGHQEKKPSGSGGDKVDSSLNNVVVDIGNQMIPDCIDLLSSNKKEQNKVKKSVRLAEGNEERNEGNQSSNQKVTSGSTSEFYSYSSSSSSSKKQVVSSSSTSSTTAGDSTMVDYSRINSKHMSAAAGAMTQKQLDSPVCNFPDHKDFPKYNIRIIPESAGLLCNVSSHPQPMCNLERHPNFPLYAASPPCPTGSQATNPVCNIKVHPAILCNYPHHPDYPNFATGCPPADKESICNVPSHPELLCNMPKHSDYPKHASRCPPPEIEPICNIDLPKGHPRVICNFIRHPHYPKYCNPKATGQQPNTICNVPGHVLDKCNIPEHPDFPDFKASKPPVQVEGNINTPTPNDDLPLCTVPGHPMLLCNVRVHPDYPKFTHPELPEFSEAVAGLVCTIPSHPHDPIPLPSKCNIPGHPGYPDYMSLTEPQTEPFCDVPGHPFGLCNIQTHPQYPELMGPEDRDAAPYCFIPSHPELLCSIETHPDYPGYTTEGEVPPVPICNVPRHPPIPTVEVQIPSPTPSPLTARSPSPPVPDPVPIICNVHYHDDYPTLMGDSSPLSLPICTVPGHPALLCNVPKHPNFPDHVGEIGLNSPPQCNIPGHPQLLCNLPFHPDYPRLAGDCPAEPYCNLPTHPLTNKPKLYQSGTGSPLPNRKLGTPDPGLQAPPKKLDDLMATFNGGPTRPLTSTPRGDPQTIVFSPSPTAQLPLKADEPEVKEGEDEPLIVKETPKRPATKGTSGPPVYYPPDHKMFTKKDVPILSRTLEKKSKKMGGRSKGKMKFAAKHSAKASESESSAKGAYGGAAVIPICLPVCCAMPCVIM; encoded by the exons ATGGCCTCGTCTACGGGCGACGTCCACCATCACCAGCAGTTTTCCCAGACGTCGACGACGGTAacaagaagcagcagcagcagcaagcagcagTCTTCTTCCGGACAACAACACCAGTCGTTGACGAGCAATAATCAAATTGCGgtcgaagaaaatgtttcctcCTTAGAGCCTCACCAGCCACTGTATCCCGTCTCCGAATGGGACACAAAGTTAG ATCGGATGCTGGATGAGCTCCAGCGGAGTATTTCACCTCAAAGGAAAACGGTGCCACCCAAGGTAGAAGCAGCTGCAGCCAAAGATTCGCCAGTTTACGCGACTTCCGTCCATCATCAATCGTCCAGCAAATCTGTCAGGACCAGCGGAACCGCTAACCAACACCTAGCGGAACAGGCCGTTGCCCAGACGTCGGTTGCCCGTCGCTTATTTGACACTTCGGCCGTCTCGGAGCAAGCTTCCTCATCCGCCAGAGTTACTAGATCCAAATCGCCAGAGCCATTACATCCGATTGAACCCTACAAC GAGGGACCGTTTGGAAAGGCGTTGTCCGGAAGTGGCAGTCGTTCGAGTTCGCAGCAGAGGGAATACCGCGAGTATCACTCGTCCAACAAAACACACGGCGAAAGTTCTCTTCTCGTAGGAATGCCCGCAACAGCCGCATCCGAGGATGATGCCGAAGCCTTCCAGGCTACTCCTCCATCCGTTTCCGAT AGAGCCAAAGCCTGGAGCACTCGAGGAGTGACGTACAGTTTCAAGGAGGAAACGACCAGCAGTAGCAGCAAGAAAGGCGGAGCCTCACATGTAACtaatggcggcggcggtggtgaaGTGGAAACGGTGGTCAAAAAGAGTCAAGTTGTTAAAACGTCTACCACTGGCcaccaagagaaaaaaccttCTGGATCTGGCGGAGATAAGGTTGATTCATCTTTAAACAATGTTGTGGTCGATATCGGCAATCAGATGATCCCTGATTGCATCGATTTATTGTCGAGCAAcaagaaagaacaaaacaaagtcAAGAAATCAGTTCGACTGGCCgaaggaaatgaagaaagaaatgaaggaaATCAATCGTCGAATCAGAAAGTGACTTCGGGTTCTACTAGCGAATTTTACagttacagcagcagcagtagcagtagcaAGAAGCAAGTGGTGTCTAGTAGTAGCACTAGCAGCACTACGGCTGGGGATTCGACGATGGTCGATTACAGTCGCATCAACAGCAAACACATGAGTGCCGCTGCTGGAGCCATGACTCAAAAGCAACTCGACAGTCCCGTCTGCAATTTCCCg GATCACAAAGATTTTCCCAAGTACAATATTAGGATTATTCCCGAATCTGCAGGGTTATTGTGCAATGTCTCGTCGCATCCACAGCCCATGTGTAATTTag AGCGGCACCCAAATTTCCCTTTGTACGCCGCATCACCTCCGTGTCCAACAGGATCGCAGGCGACGAACCCCGTTTGCAACATCAAAGTTCATCCGGCCATTTTATGCAACTATCCCCATCACCCGGATTACCCCAATTTCGCTACTGGCTGCCCCCCGGCGGACAAAGAGTCGATCTGCAACGTTCCTTCGCATCCGGAATTGTTGTGCAACATGCCCAAACACAGCGATTATCCGAAACACGCCTCCCGCTGTCCTCCGCCCGAGATCGAGCCCATCTGCAACATTGACCTCCCGAAGGGGCATCCGCGCGTCATTTGCAATTTCATCCGACATCCGCACTATCCGAAATATTGCAACCCCAAGGCAACTGGACAACAACCCAACACTATCTGTAACGTACCCGGTCATGTCCTGGATAAATGTAACATCCCCGAACATCCGGATTTTCCGGACTTCAAGGCGAGCAAACCGCCAGTGCAAGTCGAAGGCAATATCAACACTCCGACACCAAATGACGATTTACCATTGTGCACTGTTCCTGGACATCCCATGCTGCTCTGCAATGTCCGTGTACATCCAGATTATCCAAAGTTTACTCATCCGGAATTGCCTGAATTCTCTGAGGCTGTTGCTGGATTGGTCTGCACAATCCCTAGCCATCCGCACGACCCGATCCCACTGCCATCAAAATGTAACAT accTGGACATCCAGGATATCCAGATTATATGTCACTGACTGAACCTCAAACTGAGCCGTTCTGTGACGTTCCCGGTCATCCTTTTGGATTGTGCAACATCCAGACGCATCCGCAATATCCGGAATTGATGGGTCCAGAGGATCGAGACGCCGCTCCTTATTGTTTCATCCCTTCACATCCTGAACTGCTCTGTTCAATTGAAACCCACCCTGACTACCCGGGCTACACGACTGAAGGTGAAGTGCCACCTGTGCCGATATGCAACGTTCCCCGACACCCGCCTATACCCACCGTGGAGGTTCAAATCCCTTCACCAACACCATCGCCTCTGACTGCCCGGTCACCTTCACCTCCAGTTCCAGATCCTGTGCCTATCATTTGCAACGTTCATTACCATGACGATTACCCTACTCTTATGGGCGACAGCAGCCCGCTGTCGCTGCCTATATGCACGGTTCCTGGACACCCTGCTCTACTGTGCAATGTTCCGAAACATCCCAATTTTCCAGACCATGTCGGTGAAATTGGACTGAATTCGCCTCCACAATGCAACATACCCGGACACCCTCAGCTTTTATGCAATTTACCTTTTCATCCAG attatCCTCGATTGGCTGGTGATTGCCCTGCGGAGCCTTACTGCAATTTACCAACTCACCCATTGACCAACAAACCGAAACTTTACCAGTCGGGAACTGGCTCACCTCTGCCCAACAGAAAACTTGGAACACCTGATCCTGGGCTTCAAGCTCCGCCCAAAAAGTTAGACGACCTTATGGCCACCTTTAATGGCGGTCCAACTCGG CCGTTGACTTCGACTCCGCGTGGCGATCCACAAACGATTGTGTTTTCTCCCTCTCCAACTGCGCAACTTCCCCTAAAGGCCGACGAACCGGAAGTCAAAGAAGGAGAAGACGAGCCTTTAATAGTAAAAGAAACACCGAAAAGACCAGCAACGAAAGGCACTAGTGGACCACCCGTTTATTATCCTCCTGATCACAAAATGTTCACGAAGAAGGATGTTCCAATTTTG TCGCGTACcttggaaaagaaatcaaagaaaatgggaggcagatccaaaggaaaaatgaaatttgccgCCAAACATTCGGCCAAAGCGTCCGAATCCGAGTCGAGTGCCAAAGGCGCGTACGGTGGCGCTGCTGTAATCCCCATCTGCCTTCCCGTCTGCTGTGCCATGCCTTGCGTCATCATGTAA
- the LOC124198800 gene encoding proteoglycan 4-like isoform X2, translating to MLDELQRSISPQRKTVPPKVEAAAAKDSPVYATSVHHQSSSKSVRTSGTANQHLAEQAVAQTSVARRLFDTSAVSEQASSSARVTRSKSPEPLHPIEPYNEGPFGKALSGSGSRSSSQQREYREYHSSNKTHGESSLLVGMPATAASEDDAEAFQATPPSVSDRAKAWSTRGVTYSFKEETTSSSSKKGGASHVTNGGGGGEVETVVKKSQVVKTSTTGHQEKKPSGSGGDKVDSSLNNVVVDIGNQMIPDCIDLLSSNKKEQNKVKKSVRLAEGNEERNEGNQSSNQKVTSGSTSEFYSYSSSSSSSKKQVVSSSSTSSTTAGDSTMVDYSRINSKHMSAAAGAMTQKQLDSPVCNFPDHKDFPKYNIRIIPESAGLLCNVSSHPQPMCNLERHPNFPLYAASPPCPTGSQATNPVCNIKVHPAILCNYPHHPDYPNFATGCPPADKESICNVPSHPELLCNMPKHSDYPKHASRCPPPEIEPICNIDLPKGHPRVICNFIRHPHYPKYCNPKATGQQPNTICNVPGHVLDKCNIPEHPDFPDFKASKPPVQVEGNINTPTPNDDLPLCTVPGHPMLLCNVRVHPDYPKFTHPELPEFSEAVAGLVCTIPSHPHDPIPLPSKCNIPGHPGYPDYMSLTEPQTEPFCDVPGHPFGLCNIQTHPQYPELMGPEDRDAAPYCFIPSHPELLCSIETHPDYPGYTTEGEVPPVPICNVPRHPPIPTVEVQIPSPTPSPLTARSPSPPVPDPVPIICNVHYHDDYPTLMGDSSPLSLPICTVPGHPALLCNVPKHPNFPDHVGEIGLNSPPQCNIPGHPQLLCNLPFHPDYPRLAGDCPAEPYCNLPTHPLTNKPKLYQSGTGSPLPNRKLGTPDPGLQAPPKKLDDLMATFNGGPTRPLTSTPRGDPQTIVFSPSPTAQLPLKADEPEVKEGEDEPLIVKETPKRPATKGTSGPPVYYPPDHKMFTKKDVPILSRTLEKKSKKMGGRSKGKMKFAAKHSAKASESESSAKGAYGGAAVIPICLPVCCAMPCVIM from the exons ATGCTGGATGAGCTCCAGCGGAGTATTTCACCTCAAAGGAAAACGGTGCCACCCAAGGTAGAAGCAGCTGCAGCCAAAGATTCGCCAGTTTACGCGACTTCCGTCCATCATCAATCGTCCAGCAAATCTGTCAGGACCAGCGGAACCGCTAACCAACACCTAGCGGAACAGGCCGTTGCCCAGACGTCGGTTGCCCGTCGCTTATTTGACACTTCGGCCGTCTCGGAGCAAGCTTCCTCATCCGCCAGAGTTACTAGATCCAAATCGCCAGAGCCATTACATCCGATTGAACCCTACAAC GAGGGACCGTTTGGAAAGGCGTTGTCCGGAAGTGGCAGTCGTTCGAGTTCGCAGCAGAGGGAATACCGCGAGTATCACTCGTCCAACAAAACACACGGCGAAAGTTCTCTTCTCGTAGGAATGCCCGCAACAGCCGCATCCGAGGATGATGCCGAAGCCTTCCAGGCTACTCCTCCATCCGTTTCCGAT AGAGCCAAAGCCTGGAGCACTCGAGGAGTGACGTACAGTTTCAAGGAGGAAACGACCAGCAGTAGCAGCAAGAAAGGCGGAGCCTCACATGTAACtaatggcggcggcggtggtgaaGTGGAAACGGTGGTCAAAAAGAGTCAAGTTGTTAAAACGTCTACCACTGGCcaccaagagaaaaaaccttCTGGATCTGGCGGAGATAAGGTTGATTCATCTTTAAACAATGTTGTGGTCGATATCGGCAATCAGATGATCCCTGATTGCATCGATTTATTGTCGAGCAAcaagaaagaacaaaacaaagtcAAGAAATCAGTTCGACTGGCCgaaggaaatgaagaaagaaatgaaggaaATCAATCGTCGAATCAGAAAGTGACTTCGGGTTCTACTAGCGAATTTTACagttacagcagcagcagtagcagtagcaAGAAGCAAGTGGTGTCTAGTAGTAGCACTAGCAGCACTACGGCTGGGGATTCGACGATGGTCGATTACAGTCGCATCAACAGCAAACACATGAGTGCCGCTGCTGGAGCCATGACTCAAAAGCAACTCGACAGTCCCGTCTGCAATTTCCCg GATCACAAAGATTTTCCCAAGTACAATATTAGGATTATTCCCGAATCTGCAGGGTTATTGTGCAATGTCTCGTCGCATCCACAGCCCATGTGTAATTTag AGCGGCACCCAAATTTCCCTTTGTACGCCGCATCACCTCCGTGTCCAACAGGATCGCAGGCGACGAACCCCGTTTGCAACATCAAAGTTCATCCGGCCATTTTATGCAACTATCCCCATCACCCGGATTACCCCAATTTCGCTACTGGCTGCCCCCCGGCGGACAAAGAGTCGATCTGCAACGTTCCTTCGCATCCGGAATTGTTGTGCAACATGCCCAAACACAGCGATTATCCGAAACACGCCTCCCGCTGTCCTCCGCCCGAGATCGAGCCCATCTGCAACATTGACCTCCCGAAGGGGCATCCGCGCGTCATTTGCAATTTCATCCGACATCCGCACTATCCGAAATATTGCAACCCCAAGGCAACTGGACAACAACCCAACACTATCTGTAACGTACCCGGTCATGTCCTGGATAAATGTAACATCCCCGAACATCCGGATTTTCCGGACTTCAAGGCGAGCAAACCGCCAGTGCAAGTCGAAGGCAATATCAACACTCCGACACCAAATGACGATTTACCATTGTGCACTGTTCCTGGACATCCCATGCTGCTCTGCAATGTCCGTGTACATCCAGATTATCCAAAGTTTACTCATCCGGAATTGCCTGAATTCTCTGAGGCTGTTGCTGGATTGGTCTGCACAATCCCTAGCCATCCGCACGACCCGATCCCACTGCCATCAAAATGTAACAT accTGGACATCCAGGATATCCAGATTATATGTCACTGACTGAACCTCAAACTGAGCCGTTCTGTGACGTTCCCGGTCATCCTTTTGGATTGTGCAACATCCAGACGCATCCGCAATATCCGGAATTGATGGGTCCAGAGGATCGAGACGCCGCTCCTTATTGTTTCATCCCTTCACATCCTGAACTGCTCTGTTCAATTGAAACCCACCCTGACTACCCGGGCTACACGACTGAAGGTGAAGTGCCACCTGTGCCGATATGCAACGTTCCCCGACACCCGCCTATACCCACCGTGGAGGTTCAAATCCCTTCACCAACACCATCGCCTCTGACTGCCCGGTCACCTTCACCTCCAGTTCCAGATCCTGTGCCTATCATTTGCAACGTTCATTACCATGACGATTACCCTACTCTTATGGGCGACAGCAGCCCGCTGTCGCTGCCTATATGCACGGTTCCTGGACACCCTGCTCTACTGTGCAATGTTCCGAAACATCCCAATTTTCCAGACCATGTCGGTGAAATTGGACTGAATTCGCCTCCACAATGCAACATACCCGGACACCCTCAGCTTTTATGCAATTTACCTTTTCATCCAG attatCCTCGATTGGCTGGTGATTGCCCTGCGGAGCCTTACTGCAATTTACCAACTCACCCATTGACCAACAAACCGAAACTTTACCAGTCGGGAACTGGCTCACCTCTGCCCAACAGAAAACTTGGAACACCTGATCCTGGGCTTCAAGCTCCGCCCAAAAAGTTAGACGACCTTATGGCCACCTTTAATGGCGGTCCAACTCGG CCGTTGACTTCGACTCCGCGTGGCGATCCACAAACGATTGTGTTTTCTCCCTCTCCAACTGCGCAACTTCCCCTAAAGGCCGACGAACCGGAAGTCAAAGAAGGAGAAGACGAGCCTTTAATAGTAAAAGAAACACCGAAAAGACCAGCAACGAAAGGCACTAGTGGACCACCCGTTTATTATCCTCCTGATCACAAAATGTTCACGAAGAAGGATGTTCCAATTTTG TCGCGTACcttggaaaagaaatcaaagaaaatgggaggcagatccaaaggaaaaatgaaatttgccgCCAAACATTCGGCCAAAGCGTCCGAATCCGAGTCGAGTGCCAAAGGCGCGTACGGTGGCGCTGCTGTAATCCCCATCTGCCTTCCCGTCTGCTGTGCCATGCCTTGCGTCATCATGTAA
- the LOC124198848 gene encoding F-box/LRR-repeat protein 5-like codes for MAPKFPDEVNVFLVPHSRMKDLVGNYMDQLSTADFRSNGALEHLLPLLENTFSEFKSHEHIENQYILEQLKQRLKLVNVTSTSVCNCHGDSQLVEILNLLRDGYTCTSKPISERISFGSQLQKVVSDFTQHFIPHMQEEEEIFQPLLMKYFAHEELLQLKQQVIQQHEIWKEKLVAQKETAENMLALLNTVASEVTDYRSGNDEEYQETLQTLVELTCENLTKNNKIERENVVEAGFDNLPQEMMLHIFSYLNPLDRTRCAQVSKHWNMLIYSPQLWKVIYPTNWAKGHYDFQYRDPYTLVESEWKSKSMMEDNDDLMSDSEEPLSSEAEKEIRCYEKFTMNALVRIGDGVQRVVVAGGLNLSSTILRSMLVLCPNIQHLDASYTNITDLSFKGLALKKACVQLEHLDLTGCRYVTDVGLERLGNCFRSELSGSFYNSRCGSCCQSCKSCPKYSDPVSSAYNSNSSLAEEDVFSPGLLYLSLSGCTSVTDFGLQSLLEVTMEKESLHYMDLSGCPLISGLGLQMITEHSSRLLPEDLYYCNRIQEGPYPDEANGCQNLECPLRGCCCIDQ; via the exons ATGGCTCCGAAATTCCCTGATGAGGTCAACGTCTTTTTGGTTCCACATTCTCGAATGAAGGATCTTGTCGGCAATTATATGGATCAG CTGTCTACAGCAGATTTTCGCAGCAATGGTGCCCTGGAACATCTACTTCCTCTGCTGGAGAACACCTTCAGCGAGTTTAAAAGTCACGAACACATTGAGAACCAGTACATTCTGGAACAGCTGAAGCAGAGGCTCAAATTGGTCAATGTCACCAGCACATCTGTTTGCAATTGCCATGGAGACAGTCAACTAGTTGAG ATCCTCAACTTACTTCGTGATGGATACACCTGCACCAGCAAGCCCATCTCTGAGCGGATCAGTTTTGGTTCCCAGCTGCAGAAAGTTGTGTCGGATTTCACCCAGCATTTCATCCCCCACAtgcaggaagaagaggaaatctTCCAGCCGCTTCTCATGAAGTACTTTGCCCACGAAGAGTTGCTGCAGCTCAAACAGCAGGTCATCCAGCAGCACGAGATCTGGAAGGAGAAGCTGGTGGCCCAAAAGGAAACGGCCGAGAACATGCTGGCCCTCCTCAATACGGTCGCATCAGAGGTCACCGATTACCGGTCGGGCAACGACGAAGAGTACCAAGAGACTCTGCAAACACTCGTGGAATTGACTTGCGAAAACTTGACGAAGAATAACAAGATCGAGAGGGAAAATGTTGTGGAAGCCGGCTTCGACAATCTCCCTCAAGAGATGATGCTCCACATCTTCTCCTACTTGAACCCGCTCGACAGGACCCGATGCGCCCAAGTTAGCAAACACTGGAATATGCTCATCTACTCGCCGCAATTGTGGAAGGTGATCTACCCGACCAACTGGGCCAAGGGCCACTACGATTTCCAGTACCGCGATCCCTACACCCTGGTGGAATCGGAATGGAAAAGCAAGTCCATGATGGAGGATAACGACGATTTAATGAGCGATTCCGAAGAACCTTTGTCATCCGAGGCCGAAAAGGAGATTCGATGCTACGAAAA GTTTACTATGAACGCCTTGGTTCGTATTGGCGATGGTGTTCAACGTGTGGTGGTTGCAGGTGGTCTGAATTTGAGTAGCACCATCTTGCGTTCAATGTTGGTCCTTTGTCCCAATATCCAGCACCTCGACGCCAGTTACACCAACATCACCGACTTATCTTTCAAGGG ATTGGCTTTGAAGAAAGCCTGCGTTCAATTGGAGCATTTGGATCTCACCGGCTGCCGCTACGTCACCGACGTTGGCCTGGAACGTCTAGGCAACTGTTTCAGGTCGGAACTGTCCGGAAGCTTTTACAATTCCAGATGCGGATCATGTTGTCAATCGTGCAAAAGCTGCCCGAAATATTCTGATCCGGTGTCGTCCGCCTACAACAGCAATTCCAGTTTGGCGGAAGAGGACGTTTTTTCGCCTGGATTGCTGTATTTGAGCTTATCCGGCTGCACGTCCGTCACCGACTTTGGACTGCAATCCTTGCTGGAAGTCACCATGGAGAAAGAGAGTCTGCACTACATGGACCTGAGTGGCTGTCCACTGATTTCAGGGCTGGGCCTCCAGATGATCACCGAGCATTCGTCCCGTCTACTGCCGGAAGATctttactattgcaatcgaATCCAGGAGGGGCCCTATCCGGACGAAGCCAACGGATGCCAGAATTTAGAGTGCCCGTTGAGAGGTTGTTGCTGCATCGATCAGTGA